In Epinephelus lanceolatus isolate andai-2023 chromosome 13, ASM4190304v1, whole genome shotgun sequence, the following are encoded in one genomic region:
- the LOC117270645 gene encoding vascular endothelial growth factor A-like isoform X3, with amino-acid sequence MMQSFIGVCHLFSVLLLQLVPAQISHPPEGSHSKVMAFQEVWAKSLCRPMEQLVDVEQEYPGEVEFIYMPACVPLWRCSGCCGDENLECQATLERNITLQVMRLHPMLSMHHMELTFVEHQRCECRPRQKLLNNKSSSESIKNRPRRRKHKKTANGCGKSQGQQTEQSTPDVPPPQQRFPAPPGGPQGVPRPDEVPVPSKQDRSSLSLICPFFNVEE; translated from the exons ATGATGCAAAGTTTCATCGGAGTGTGTCACCTCTTCTCGGTCCTTCTGCTGCAGCTCGTACCTGCACAG ATCTCACACCCTCCAGAGGGAAGTCACTCAAAAG TGATGGCGTTCCAGGAGGTGTGGGCAAAGAGCCTGTGTCGGCCCATGGAGCAGTTGGTGGATGTGGAGCAGGAGTACCCTGGAGAAGTGGAGTTCATCTACATGCCTGCTTGTGTCCCACTTTGGCGCTGCTCTGGTTGCTGTGGGGACGAGAACCTGGAGTGCCAGGCTACGCTCGAACGCAACATCACCCTGCAG GTGATGAGGCTTCACCCCATGTTATCTATGCACCACATGGAACTGACATTCGTGGAGCATCAGAGATGTGAATGCAG acCCCGTCAGAAACTCCTGAATAATAAAAG cagcagcgAGTCTATCAAGAACAGACCtcgcaggagaaaacacaagAAGACAGCAAACGGCTGTGGCAA gtcgcaggggcagcagactgagcaaagcaccccagacgtccctcccccccagcaacgctttccagctcctcctggaggaccccaaggcgttcccaggccagatgag gTGCCAGTTCCCTCAAAACAAGATCGATCTTCACTGAGTCTCATCTGTCCATTCTTTAATGTGGAGGAGTAA
- the LOC117270645 gene encoding vascular endothelial growth factor A-like isoform X4, protein MMQSFIGVCHLFSVLLLQLVPAQISHPPEGSHSKVMAFQEVWAKSLCRPMEQLVDVEQEYPGEVEFIYMPACVPLWRCSGCCGDENLECQATLERNITLQVMRLHPMLSMHHMELTFVEHQRCECRPRQKLLNNKSSESIKNRPRRRKHKKTANGCGKSQGQQTEQSTPDVPPPQQRFPAPPGGPQGVPRPDEVPVPSKQDRSSLSLICPFFNVEE, encoded by the exons ATGATGCAAAGTTTCATCGGAGTGTGTCACCTCTTCTCGGTCCTTCTGCTGCAGCTCGTACCTGCACAG ATCTCACACCCTCCAGAGGGAAGTCACTCAAAAG TGATGGCGTTCCAGGAGGTGTGGGCAAAGAGCCTGTGTCGGCCCATGGAGCAGTTGGTGGATGTGGAGCAGGAGTACCCTGGAGAAGTGGAGTTCATCTACATGCCTGCTTGTGTCCCACTTTGGCGCTGCTCTGGTTGCTGTGGGGACGAGAACCTGGAGTGCCAGGCTACGCTCGAACGCAACATCACCCTGCAG GTGATGAGGCTTCACCCCATGTTATCTATGCACCACATGGAACTGACATTCGTGGAGCATCAGAGATGTGAATGCAG acCCCGTCAGAAACTCCTGAATAATAAAAG cagcgAGTCTATCAAGAACAGACCtcgcaggagaaaacacaagAAGACAGCAAACGGCTGTGGCAA gtcgcaggggcagcagactgagcaaagcaccccagacgtccctcccccccagcaacgctttccagctcctcctggaggaccccaaggcgttcccaggccagatgag gTGCCAGTTCCCTCAAAACAAGATCGATCTTCACTGAGTCTCATCTGTCCATTCTTTAATGTGGAGGAGTAA
- the LOC117270645 gene encoding vascular endothelial growth factor A-like isoform X6, producing the protein MMQSFIGVCHLFSVLLLQLVPAQISHPPEGSHSKVMAFQEVWAKSLCRPMEQLVDVEQEYPGEVEFIYMPACVPLWRCSGCCGDENLECQATLERNITLQVMRLHPMLSMHHMELTFVEHQRCECRPRQKLLNNKSSESIKNRPRRRKHKKTANGCGKCQFPQNKIDLH; encoded by the exons ATGATGCAAAGTTTCATCGGAGTGTGTCACCTCTTCTCGGTCCTTCTGCTGCAGCTCGTACCTGCACAG ATCTCACACCCTCCAGAGGGAAGTCACTCAAAAG TGATGGCGTTCCAGGAGGTGTGGGCAAAGAGCCTGTGTCGGCCCATGGAGCAGTTGGTGGATGTGGAGCAGGAGTACCCTGGAGAAGTGGAGTTCATCTACATGCCTGCTTGTGTCCCACTTTGGCGCTGCTCTGGTTGCTGTGGGGACGAGAACCTGGAGTGCCAGGCTACGCTCGAACGCAACATCACCCTGCAG GTGATGAGGCTTCACCCCATGTTATCTATGCACCACATGGAACTGACATTCGTGGAGCATCAGAGATGTGAATGCAG acCCCGTCAGAAACTCCTGAATAATAAAAG cagcgAGTCTATCAAGAACAGACCtcgcaggagaaaacacaagAAGACAGCAAACGGCTGTGGCAA gTGCCAGTTCCCTCAAAACAAGATCGATCTTCACTGA
- the LOC117270645 gene encoding vascular endothelial growth factor A-like isoform X5: MMQSFIGVCHLFSVLLLQLVPAQISHPPEGSHSKVMAFQEVWAKSLCRPMEQLVDVEQEYPGEVEFIYMPACVPLWRCSGCCGDENLECQATLERNITLQVMRLHPMLSMHHMELTFVEHQRCECRPRQKLLNNKSSSESIKNRPRRRKHKKTANGCGKCQFPQNKIDLH, translated from the exons ATGATGCAAAGTTTCATCGGAGTGTGTCACCTCTTCTCGGTCCTTCTGCTGCAGCTCGTACCTGCACAG ATCTCACACCCTCCAGAGGGAAGTCACTCAAAAG TGATGGCGTTCCAGGAGGTGTGGGCAAAGAGCCTGTGTCGGCCCATGGAGCAGTTGGTGGATGTGGAGCAGGAGTACCCTGGAGAAGTGGAGTTCATCTACATGCCTGCTTGTGTCCCACTTTGGCGCTGCTCTGGTTGCTGTGGGGACGAGAACCTGGAGTGCCAGGCTACGCTCGAACGCAACATCACCCTGCAG GTGATGAGGCTTCACCCCATGTTATCTATGCACCACATGGAACTGACATTCGTGGAGCATCAGAGATGTGAATGCAG acCCCGTCAGAAACTCCTGAATAATAAAAG cagcagcgAGTCTATCAAGAACAGACCtcgcaggagaaaacacaagAAGACAGCAAACGGCTGTGGCAA gTGCCAGTTCCCTCAAAACAAGATCGATCTTCACTGA
- the LOC117270645 gene encoding vascular endothelial growth factor A-like isoform X1, with protein MMQSFIGVCHLFSVLLLQLVPAQISHPPEGSHSKVMAFQEVWAKSLCRPMEQLVDVEQEYPGEVEFIYMPACVPLWRCSGCCGDENLECQATLERNITLQVMRLHPMLSMHHMELTFVEHQRCECRPRQKLLNNKSSSESIKNRPRRRKHKKTANGCGKAYPESIPVSAGIDSSTPATPNRIHPSIFIHLSGARSQGQQTEQSTPDVPPPQQRFPAPPGGPQGVPRPDEVPVPSKQDRSSLSLICPFFNVEE; from the exons ATGATGCAAAGTTTCATCGGAGTGTGTCACCTCTTCTCGGTCCTTCTGCTGCAGCTCGTACCTGCACAG ATCTCACACCCTCCAGAGGGAAGTCACTCAAAAG TGATGGCGTTCCAGGAGGTGTGGGCAAAGAGCCTGTGTCGGCCCATGGAGCAGTTGGTGGATGTGGAGCAGGAGTACCCTGGAGAAGTGGAGTTCATCTACATGCCTGCTTGTGTCCCACTTTGGCGCTGCTCTGGTTGCTGTGGGGACGAGAACCTGGAGTGCCAGGCTACGCTCGAACGCAACATCACCCTGCAG GTGATGAGGCTTCACCCCATGTTATCTATGCACCACATGGAACTGACATTCGTGGAGCATCAGAGATGTGAATGCAG acCCCGTCAGAAACTCCTGAATAATAAAAG cagcagcgAGTCTATCAAGAACAGACCtcgcaggagaaaacacaagAAGACAGCAAACGGCTGTGGCAA ggcgtACCCTGAATCTatcccagtgtcagctgggatagattCCAGCACCCCCGCGACCCCAAACaggatccatccatccattttcatccacttatccggggccaggtcgcaggggcagcagactgagcaaagcaccccagacgtccctcccccccagcaacgctttccagctcctcctggaggaccccaaggcgttcccaggccagatgag gTGCCAGTTCCCTCAAAACAAGATCGATCTTCACTGAGTCTCATCTGTCCATTCTTTAATGTGGAGGAGTAA
- the LOC117270645 gene encoding vascular endothelial growth factor A-like isoform X2: MMQSFIGVCHLFSVLLLQLVPAQISHPPEGSHSKVMAFQEVWAKSLCRPMEQLVDVEQEYPGEVEFIYMPACVPLWRCSGCCGDENLECQATLERNITLQVMRLHPMLSMHHMELTFVEHQRCECRPRQKLLNNKSSESIKNRPRRRKHKKTANGCGKAYPESIPVSAGIDSSTPATPNRIHPSIFIHLSGARSQGQQTEQSTPDVPPPQQRFPAPPGGPQGVPRPDEVPVPSKQDRSSLSLICPFFNVEE; the protein is encoded by the exons ATGATGCAAAGTTTCATCGGAGTGTGTCACCTCTTCTCGGTCCTTCTGCTGCAGCTCGTACCTGCACAG ATCTCACACCCTCCAGAGGGAAGTCACTCAAAAG TGATGGCGTTCCAGGAGGTGTGGGCAAAGAGCCTGTGTCGGCCCATGGAGCAGTTGGTGGATGTGGAGCAGGAGTACCCTGGAGAAGTGGAGTTCATCTACATGCCTGCTTGTGTCCCACTTTGGCGCTGCTCTGGTTGCTGTGGGGACGAGAACCTGGAGTGCCAGGCTACGCTCGAACGCAACATCACCCTGCAG GTGATGAGGCTTCACCCCATGTTATCTATGCACCACATGGAACTGACATTCGTGGAGCATCAGAGATGTGAATGCAG acCCCGTCAGAAACTCCTGAATAATAAAAG cagcgAGTCTATCAAGAACAGACCtcgcaggagaaaacacaagAAGACAGCAAACGGCTGTGGCAA ggcgtACCCTGAATCTatcccagtgtcagctgggatagattCCAGCACCCCCGCGACCCCAAACaggatccatccatccattttcatccacttatccggggccaggtcgcaggggcagcagactgagcaaagcaccccagacgtccctcccccccagcaacgctttccagctcctcctggaggaccccaaggcgttcccaggccagatgag gTGCCAGTTCCCTCAAAACAAGATCGATCTTCACTGAGTCTCATCTGTCCATTCTTTAATGTGGAGGAGTAA
- the cipcb gene encoding CLOCK-interacting pacemaker codes for MSTKRKAEVHSRTANRPRIMKSGGSRTDSERDSGFSDASSEHMSTMDTTDSEDSPRPVVQHGPQTSQLAVVGGSYSSLSPMIIMNNVLLKQPPDNPPALKPWGFSPTVEVVQPVVQPVVQPVVQPVVQPVVQPVVQPVVQPVVQQPQVVFLQPVVSRQASPASKEASSRHRRPKKYLPILKSYPKIAPHPGDSSSSSGRGTGSSSFSSTSSSSGSEKGSSLMSTHREHCPKEKQQKNLCGGASNSGSTTPSLPATPSTTFPLLQSRLSLPTTETRASSSPARERPSSAVSQAEFSTSLSVTHTTGPDTRMVIQDNSSLEQYNHSDSDADTKRKRFCNTYNILSKSGLLDIALRTKELHRLNRRTQGDLDRLKEHTDLFLQALCSGDTSIFVKLQASLQEEDGEKERERAAQTSLKAD; via the exons ATGAGCACCAAGAGGAAGGCAGAGGTTCACTCAAGGACAGCAAACAGACCACGCATCATGAAGTCTGGAGGCTCCCGCACTGACTCAGAGAGAGACTCTGGGTTCTCAG ATGCAAGCTCGGAGCACATGAGCACCATGGACACCACAGACTCGGAGGATTCACCCCGCCCTGTTGTACAACATGGACCACAGACCTCTCAGCTGGCTGTGGTGGGAGGCTCCTACTCCAGCCTCTCCCCCATGATCATCATGAACAACGTCCTTCTCAAGCAG CCTCCAGATAATCCTCCTGCTCTGAAGCCCTGGGGGTTCAGTCCTACAGTGGAGGTGGTTCAGCCTGTTGTCCAACCTGTTGTCCAGCCTGTTGTCCAACCTGTTGTCCAACCTGTTGTCCAACCTGTTGTCCAGCCTGTTGTCCAGCCTGTTGTCcagcagcctcaagtggtcttCCTTCAGCCTGTAGTCTCTCGTCAAGCTTCACCCGCCTCCAAAGAAGCCTCATCTAGACACAGACGCCCTAAGAAGTATCTTCCAATCCTGAAATCCTACCCCAAGATCGCTCCACATCCTGGAGACAGCTCCAGTTCCTCAGGGAGAGGAACTGGTTCCTCGTCTTTCTCcagcacctcctcctcttctgggTCAGAGAAGGGTAGTAGCTTGATGTCCACCCACCGGGAACACTGTCCGAAAGAGAAGCAGCAGAAAAATCTGTGTGGTGGTGCCAGTAACTCTGGCTCAACCACTCCCAGTCTTCCTGCTACCCCCAGCACCACGTTCCCTCTGCTCCAGAGCCGACTCTCTCTGCCCACAACAGAAACCAGGGCCAGCAGTAGTCCTGCCAGGGAGAGGCCTTCATCAGCTGTCAGCCAGGCAGAGTTTTCCACCTCCCTGTCTGTTACTCACACCACTGGCCCTGATACCCGGATGGTCATCCAGGACAACAGCTCACTAGAACAATATAACCACAGTGACAGTGATGCTGATACCAAGAGGAAGCGCTTCTGCAACACTTACAACATCCTGAGCAAATCAGGCCTGCTGGACATTGCACTGCGCACCAAGGAGCTCCACAGGCTGAACCGACGCACCCAGGGCGACCTAGACCGGCTAAAAGAGCACACAGACCTCTTCCTTCAGGCTCTGTGTAGCGGTGACACCAGCATCTTTGTAAAGCTGCAGGCCAGTCTTCAGGAGGAAGAcggggagaaggagagggagagagctgcTCAGACCAGCTTAAAGGCAGATTAG